In one Kitasatospora cineracea genomic region, the following are encoded:
- the glmU gene encoding bifunctional UDP-N-acetylglucosamine diphosphorylase/glucosamine-1-phosphate N-acetyltransferase GlmU: MSANQPAAVIVLAAGGGTRMKSKALPKVLHEICGRSLVGHAVSAARELTPGQLVVVTGHLRELVHAHLAEHYPAARPVVQTEQNGTGHAVRTALEALAADGVQLDGTVLVTTGDAPLLTGATLRALAAAHAGQGNGVTVLTAEVPDATGYGRILRGPDGAVSAIVEHKDATAEQLAVNEINSGVFAFDAKLLALALSLVGTDNVQGEEYLTDTLEILRREGHRVGAVVAADHREIVGINDRVQLAAARRLLNDRLLEDAMRAGVTVVDPASTWLDVQVTYEPDALVHPNTQLRGASHLGEGCEVGPNSTLTDTAVGAGARVSNTTAERAEIGPETSVGPYAYLRPGTRLARKAKVGTYVEIKNSELGEGAKVPHLSYIGDATIGEGTNVGAASVTVNYDGVNKHRTVIGAHCRTGSDNMFIAPVTVGDGSYTAAGSVITNDVPAGSLAVARAQQRNIAGWVERKRPGSASARAAAEANGTE; the protein is encoded by the coding sequence GTGAGTGCCAACCAGCCCGCCGCCGTGATCGTGCTCGCCGCCGGGGGCGGTACCCGAATGAAGTCCAAGGCGCTGCCGAAGGTGCTGCACGAGATCTGCGGGCGCTCCCTGGTGGGCCACGCGGTCTCCGCCGCCCGGGAACTGACGCCCGGTCAGCTCGTCGTGGTCACCGGCCACCTGCGCGAGCTGGTCCACGCGCACCTGGCCGAGCACTACCCGGCCGCCCGCCCGGTCGTCCAGACCGAGCAGAACGGCACCGGCCACGCCGTGCGCACCGCGCTGGAGGCGCTGGCCGCCGACGGCGTGCAGCTGGACGGCACCGTGCTGGTCACCACCGGCGACGCCCCGCTGCTCACCGGCGCCACCCTGCGGGCGCTGGCCGCCGCGCACGCCGGGCAGGGCAACGGCGTCACCGTGCTGACCGCCGAGGTCCCCGACGCCACCGGCTACGGCCGGATCCTGCGCGGCCCGGACGGCGCGGTCTCCGCGATCGTCGAGCACAAGGACGCCACCGCCGAGCAGCTGGCCGTCAACGAGATCAACTCCGGGGTGTTCGCCTTCGACGCCAAGCTGCTGGCGCTCGCGCTCTCGCTCGTCGGCACCGACAACGTGCAGGGCGAGGAGTACCTGACCGACACCCTGGAGATCCTCCGCCGCGAGGGCCACCGGGTCGGCGCGGTGGTCGCCGCCGACCACCGGGAGATCGTCGGCATCAACGACCGGGTGCAGCTGGCCGCGGCCCGCCGGCTGCTCAACGACCGGCTGCTGGAGGACGCCATGCGGGCCGGCGTCACCGTGGTCGACCCGGCCTCCACCTGGCTCGACGTCCAGGTGACCTACGAGCCGGACGCGCTGGTGCACCCCAACACCCAGCTGCGCGGCGCCAGCCACCTCGGCGAGGGCTGCGAGGTCGGCCCGAACAGCACGCTCACCGACACCGCGGTCGGCGCGGGCGCCCGTGTGAGCAACACCACGGCCGAGCGCGCCGAGATCGGGCCGGAGACCTCGGTCGGCCCGTACGCGTACCTGCGGCCGGGCACCCGGCTGGCCCGGAAGGCGAAGGTCGGCACCTACGTCGAGATCAAGAACTCGGAGCTCGGCGAGGGGGCGAAGGTCCCGCACCTGTCGTACATCGGGGACGCCACCATCGGCGAGGGCACCAACGTGGGTGCGGCGTCGGTCACAGTCAACTACGACGGGGTGAACAAGCACCGGACGGTCATCGGGGCCCACTGCCGCACGGGTTCCGACAACATGTTCATCGCCCCGGTGACGGTCGGTGACGGCTCCTACACGGCGGCCGGCTCGGTGATCACCAACGACGTCCCGGCCGGTTCGCTGGCCGTCGCGCGGGCCCAGCAGCGCAACATCGCGGGCTGGGTTGAGCGGAAGCGGCCCGGTTCGGCCTCCGCCCGGGCGGCCGCGGAGGCCAACGGGACGGAGTAG
- a CDS encoding acyl-CoA desaturase, whose translation MTIQAGQAPPRAAEDEQTATALSATRGGEKQGALERATLVLFIAVPFLALLAAVPVAWGRGLSWLDAGLAVGMYFLTCHGITVGYHRYFTHGAFKANRPLRLGLAVLGSLAVEGPLVRWVADHRKHHRYSDKDGDPHSPWRYGESLPALLKGLWWAHMGWMFDEEQTSQLTYAPDLVRDPAIRRISRLFWLWTLISLGLPALVGGLATWSWQGALTAFFWGSLVRVALLHHVTWSINSICHAVGSRPFRSRDRSGNVWWLAVLSCGESWHNLHHADPTSARHGVLRGQVDSSARVIRWFERAGWAHDVRWPGAERIAARRAA comes from the coding sequence ATGACCATCCAGGCCGGGCAGGCGCCGCCGCGCGCCGCCGAGGACGAACAGACCGCCACCGCACTGTCCGCCACCAGGGGCGGCGAGAAACAGGGCGCGCTGGAGCGCGCCACCCTGGTCCTGTTCATCGCGGTGCCGTTCCTGGCCCTGCTCGCCGCCGTCCCGGTGGCCTGGGGCCGGGGCCTGTCCTGGCTGGACGCCGGACTCGCCGTCGGCATGTACTTCCTCACCTGCCACGGCATCACCGTCGGCTACCACCGCTACTTCACCCACGGCGCGTTCAAGGCCAACCGCCCGCTGCGGCTGGGCCTGGCGGTGCTGGGCTCGCTGGCCGTCGAGGGCCCGCTGGTGCGCTGGGTCGCCGACCACCGCAAGCACCACAGGTACTCCGACAAGGACGGTGACCCGCACTCGCCGTGGCGCTACGGCGAGAGCCTGCCCGCGCTGCTCAAGGGCCTGTGGTGGGCGCACATGGGCTGGATGTTCGACGAGGAGCAGACCTCGCAGCTCACCTACGCGCCCGACCTGGTCCGCGACCCGGCCATAAGGCGCATCTCCCGGCTGTTCTGGCTGTGGACGCTGATCTCGCTCGGCCTGCCCGCGCTGGTCGGCGGCCTGGCCACCTGGAGCTGGCAGGGCGCGCTGACCGCCTTCTTCTGGGGCTCGCTGGTCCGGGTCGCGCTGCTGCACCACGTCACCTGGTCGATCAACTCGATCTGCCACGCGGTGGGTTCGCGCCCCTTCAGGTCCCGCGACCGGTCCGGCAACGTGTGGTGGCTGGCGGTGCTCTCCTGCGGCGAGTCCTGGCACAACCTGCACCACGCCGACCCCACCTCGGCCCGGCACGGCGTGCTGCGCGGCCAGGTCGACTCCTCCGCCCGGGTCATCCGCTGGTTCGAGCGGGCGGGCTGGGCGCACGACGTCCGCTGGCCCGGCGCGGAGCGGATCGCCGCCCGCCGCGCCGCATGA
- a CDS encoding TetR/AcrR family transcriptional regulator, giving the protein MSQRLQHDGGVNGTNGDSAGHRQPSRRSGGKTAGRVRMTGKQRREQLLEIGRAVFAERGYDGTSVEEIAERAGVSKPVVYEHFGGKEGLYAVVVDREMQLLLDMVTGALTGGHSRELLEQAAFALMDYIDTSTDGFKILVRDSPVAQSTGSFASLIGDIATQVEDILGLEFKSRGFDARLAPMYSQMLVGMVALTGQWWLEVRKPAKAEVAAHLVNLAWHGLEGLERHPKLVGDRKN; this is encoded by the coding sequence ATGAGTCAGCGCCTGCAGCATGATGGGGGGGTGAACGGGACCAACGGAGACAGCGCCGGCCATCGGCAGCCCTCGCGCCGCAGCGGGGGCAAGACGGCCGGCCGGGTGCGGATGACCGGCAAGCAGCGCCGCGAGCAGCTGCTGGAGATCGGCCGGGCGGTCTTCGCCGAACGCGGCTACGACGGCACCTCCGTCGAGGAGATCGCCGAGCGCGCCGGGGTCTCCAAGCCCGTCGTGTACGAGCACTTCGGCGGCAAGGAGGGCCTGTACGCGGTGGTGGTCGACCGCGAGATGCAGCTGCTGCTCGACATGGTCACCGGCGCGCTCACCGGCGGGCACTCCCGCGAGCTGCTGGAACAGGCCGCGTTCGCGCTGATGGACTACATCGACACCTCCACCGACGGTTTCAAGATCCTGGTCCGGGACTCGCCGGTGGCCCAGTCCACCGGCTCGTTCGCCTCGCTGATCGGCGACATCGCCACTCAGGTCGAGGACATCCTGGGCCTGGAGTTCAAGTCCCGGGGCTTCGACGCCCGGCTGGCGCCGATGTACTCGCAGATGCTGGTCGGCATGGTGGCGCTGACCGGCCAGTGGTGGCTGGAAGTGCGCAAGCCCGCCAAGGCGGAGGTCGCCGCCCACCTGGTCAACCTCGCCTGGCACGGCCTGGAGGGCCTGGAGCGGCACCCCAAGCTGGTGGGCGACCGCAAGAACTGA
- a CDS encoding DMT family transporter, with protein sequence MAVFLLALGAACCLGAGFVLQQHAAQRAPSGDLLRWRLLLDLMRMPDWLLGIAFMIGGQVLSALALSQGEVALVEPLLATNLVWAMLLAGRITGTRLGRSGWVGVALIALGVTAFIAAGQPGGGGPAAGPLRYWLVFGVVSGLALLLVAVARRLPLFEEATLLALAAGLLYGLQDALTRTTFDRIDRDGAAAALLSWPPYTVLGLGVVGLLLVQSAFEAAPLRMSLPALTAAQPLAGIACAVGFLGDRLRVTPGALAWQSAGLAAIVVGVVVLGRHPALPGAK encoded by the coding sequence GTGGCGGTCTTCCTGCTGGCCCTCGGCGCGGCCTGCTGCCTGGGCGCCGGATTCGTCCTGCAGCAGCACGCCGCCCAGCGCGCGCCCAGCGGCGACCTGCTGCGCTGGCGGCTGCTGCTCGACCTGATGCGGATGCCCGACTGGCTGCTCGGCATCGCCTTCATGATCGGCGGCCAGGTGCTCTCCGCGCTCGCCCTCAGCCAGGGCGAAGTGGCGCTGGTCGAGCCGCTGCTGGCCACCAACCTGGTCTGGGCGATGCTGCTGGCCGGCCGGATCACCGGCACCCGGCTGGGCCGCTCCGGCTGGGTCGGGGTGGCCCTGATCGCGCTCGGCGTGACCGCGTTCATCGCCGCCGGGCAGCCCGGCGGTGGCGGCCCGGCCGCCGGGCCGCTGCGCTACTGGCTGGTGTTCGGGGTCGTCTCCGGGCTGGCCCTGCTGCTGGTCGCGGTGGCCCGCCGGCTGCCGCTGTTCGAGGAGGCGACGCTGCTGGCGCTGGCCGCCGGACTGCTCTACGGCCTGCAGGACGCGCTCACCCGCACCACCTTCGACCGGATCGACCGGGACGGGGCGGCGGCCGCGCTGCTCTCCTGGCCGCCGTACACGGTGCTCGGCCTGGGCGTGGTCGGGCTGCTGCTGGTGCAGTCCGCGTTCGAGGCGGCGCCGCTGCGGATGTCGCTGCCCGCGCTGACCGCCGCCCAGCCGCTGGCCGGGATCGCCTGCGCGGTCGGCTTCCTCGGCGACCGGCTGCGGGTCACCCCCGGGGCGCTGGCCTGGCAGAGCGCCGGGCTGGCCGCGATCGTGGTCGGCGTGGTGGTGCTGGGCCGCCACCCGGCGCTGCCCGGCGCGAAGTGA
- a CDS encoding methyltransferase domain-containing protein: MPAHWDADQYLRYADLRNRPFADLLARVPDLPPRPTVLDLGCGPGNSTAALRRRWPDARLLGLDTSPELLAQARGADGEPTAEYREQDVTAYDPAPERPDLIASNAALHWMDTDTADHLELLPRWAAALRPGGVIAFQLPGNFAAPSHTLLAELRRTPRWRDRLATARPDASCHAPDRYARTLLAAGCTADVWESTYTMVLPGSDPVLEWVKGSALRPVLDLLPEAEERAEFLAEYGALLREAYPAGGHGTLFPFRRVFAVAVKR; encoded by the coding sequence ATGCCCGCCCACTGGGACGCCGACCAGTACCTGCGCTACGCCGACCTGCGCAACCGCCCGTTCGCCGACCTGCTCGCCCGCGTCCCCGACCTGCCGCCCCGCCCCACCGTGCTGGACCTCGGCTGCGGCCCCGGCAACTCCACCGCCGCACTGCGCCGCCGCTGGCCCGACGCCCGGCTGCTCGGCCTGGACACCTCGCCCGAACTGCTCGCCCAGGCCCGCGGCGCGGACGGCGAACCCACCGCCGAGTACCGCGAGCAGGACGTCACGGCGTACGACCCGGCCCCCGAGCGGCCCGACCTGATCGCCTCCAACGCCGCCCTGCACTGGATGGACACCGACACCGCCGACCACCTGGAACTGCTGCCCCGCTGGGCGGCCGCGCTGCGCCCCGGCGGGGTGATCGCCTTCCAACTGCCCGGCAACTTCGCCGCCCCCAGCCACACCCTGCTCGCCGAACTGCGCCGCACCCCGCGCTGGCGCGACCGGCTGGCCACCGCCCGCCCGGACGCCTCCTGCCACGCACCGGACCGCTACGCGCGGACCCTGCTGGCGGCGGGCTGCACCGCGGACGTCTGGGAGAGCACGTACACGATGGTGCTGCCGGGGTCCGACCCGGTGCTGGAGTGGGTCAAGGGCTCCGCCCTGCGCCCGGTGCTGGACCTGCTGCCGGAGGCGGAGGAGCGGGCGGAGTTCCTGGCCGAGTACGGGGCGCTGCTGCGCGAGGCGTACCCGGCCGGCGGGCACGGCACGCTGTTCCCGTTCCGCCGGGTCTTCGCCGTCGCCGTCAAGCGCTGA
- a CDS encoding MarR family winged helix-turn-helix transcriptional regulator yields MEDEVDRLVAAWRRERPDLDVEPLEVLSRVSRLARHLDRARRTAFAEHGLEPWEFDVLTALRRAGSPYQLSPGQLLTQTLVTSGTMTNRIDRLTAKGLVVRLPDPDDRRGVLVRLTEAGRDQADQALAGLLTHEREILARLAPAQQAELAALLRSLVTPFDRSS; encoded by the coding sequence ATGGAGGACGAGGTCGACCGCCTGGTCGCAGCATGGCGCCGAGAGCGCCCCGACCTCGACGTGGAACCGCTTGAGGTCCTCAGTCGGGTGAGCCGCCTCGCCCGCCACCTGGACCGCGCCCGCCGCACCGCCTTCGCCGAGCACGGCCTCGAACCCTGGGAGTTCGACGTCCTCACCGCGCTGCGCCGGGCCGGCTCCCCCTACCAGCTCTCCCCCGGCCAGCTGCTCACCCAGACCCTGGTCACCTCCGGCACCATGACCAACCGGATCGACCGCCTCACCGCCAAGGGCCTGGTCGTCCGCCTCCCCGACCCGGACGACCGCCGCGGCGTCCTGGTCCGCCTCACCGAGGCCGGACGCGACCAGGCCGACCAGGCGCTGGCCGGCCTGCTCACCCACGAGCGCGAGATCCTCGCCCGGCTCGCCCCCGCCCAGCAGGCCGAACTCGCCGCCCTGCTGCGCAGCCTGGTCACCCCCTTCGACCGCAGCAGCTGA
- a CDS encoding polysaccharide biosynthesis protein: MLPHRTAARPYGDRTRLPDGPAGLRTLVVGAGSAGTALVRDLGRTPEFGLDPVGVLDDDPGKAGRNVSGVPVLGPLADLTALALGHGAQVVVLAIPGLPHQRVRALATAAAAAGAAVRYLPSFLAALRREVVGSDLRTLDVNRLIGRHEVHVVSPDVRTVIEGRRVLVTGAGGSIGSELCRQVQAFGPAALYMLDHDESNLHRLQLDIWGEALLTDESLVIADIRDRPRIQQIFRDLRPDVVFHAAAHKHLPLLERHPSEAVKSNVLGTDHLVEAALATGVERFVLISTDKAADPTSVLGASKRLAELIVQANARDARNLGTGVFAAVRFGNVLGSRGSLLSVLEEQLRSGGPVTVTHPDVTRFFMTIEEAVGLVLEAGRMAEGGEVFVLDMGEPVRIVDLVHNFAEQVQLGADEVEIRYTGLRAGEKLNEALFSDTEERLPTAHPRIFATTTDRAAAPEDLAGGLTGLYAAATTNTDPEVRTRLAALLPGYQSAHAKAPALATPYPDGF; encoded by the coding sequence ATGTTGCCGCACCGCACTGCCGCACGCCCGTACGGGGACCGGACCCGCCTGCCGGACGGTCCCGCCGGACTGCGCACCCTGGTCGTCGGAGCCGGCTCCGCCGGTACCGCCCTGGTCCGCGACCTGGGCCGGACCCCGGAGTTCGGCCTCGACCCGGTCGGCGTGCTGGACGACGACCCCGGCAAGGCCGGCCGGAACGTCTCCGGCGTCCCCGTGCTGGGCCCGCTCGCCGACCTCACCGCGCTGGCCCTCGGCCACGGCGCCCAGGTCGTCGTGCTCGCCATCCCGGGCCTGCCGCACCAGCGGGTGCGCGCCCTGGCCACCGCCGCGGCCGCCGCCGGCGCGGCCGTCCGCTACCTGCCGTCCTTCCTGGCCGCGCTGCGCCGCGAGGTGGTCGGCTCCGACCTGCGCACCCTGGACGTCAACCGGCTGATCGGCCGGCACGAGGTGCACGTGGTCTCCCCGGACGTCCGCACCGTGATCGAGGGCCGCCGGGTGCTGGTCACCGGCGCGGGCGGCTCGATCGGCAGCGAACTGTGCCGCCAGGTCCAGGCGTTCGGGCCGGCCGCGCTCTACATGCTCGACCACGACGAGTCCAACCTGCACCGCCTGCAGCTCGACATCTGGGGCGAGGCGCTGCTCACCGACGAGTCCCTGGTGATCGCCGACATCCGGGACCGCCCCCGGATCCAGCAGATCTTCCGCGACCTGCGCCCCGACGTGGTCTTCCACGCCGCCGCGCACAAGCACCTGCCGCTGCTGGAGCGCCACCCCAGCGAGGCGGTCAAGTCCAACGTGCTGGGCACCGACCACCTGGTGGAGGCGGCGCTGGCCACCGGCGTCGAACGCTTCGTGCTGATCTCCACCGACAAGGCCGCCGACCCGACCTCGGTGCTCGGCGCGAGCAAGCGGCTGGCCGAGCTGATCGTCCAGGCCAACGCCCGGGACGCCCGCAACCTCGGCACCGGCGTCTTCGCCGCCGTCCGCTTCGGCAACGTGCTGGGCTCGCGCGGCTCGCTGCTGTCGGTGCTGGAGGAGCAGCTGCGCAGCGGCGGCCCGGTGACGGTCACCCACCCCGACGTCACCCGTTTCTTCATGACCATCGAGGAGGCGGTCGGCCTGGTGCTGGAGGCCGGGCGGATGGCCGAGGGCGGCGAGGTGTTCGTCCTCGACATGGGCGAGCCGGTGCGGATCGTCGACCTGGTGCACAACTTCGCCGAGCAGGTCCAGCTCGGCGCCGACGAGGTGGAGATCCGCTACACCGGCCTGCGGGCCGGCGAGAAGCTCAACGAGGCGCTGTTCTCCGACACCGAGGAGCGCCTGCCCACCGCCCACCCGCGGATCTTCGCCACCACCACCGACCGGGCCGCCGCCCCCGAGGACCTGGCCGGCGGCCTCACCGGCCTCTACGCCGCCGCCACCACCAACACCGACCCCGAGGTCCGCACCCGGCTGGCGGCCCTGCTCCCCGGCTACCAGAGCGCGCACGCCAAGGCCCCGGCCCTGGCCACCCCGTACCCGGACGGCTTCTGA
- a CDS encoding LuxR C-terminal-related transcriptional regulator, whose translation MGRMRVLVVDGHRIFAEALATALAAEPDVDVGAAGSAAAAERALERAVAEHRPYDVVLVDVDLGAAPPPTRAQAAPAGPRLTPALPQQRPAPVQLTPPQEARPLSDGIALVARVRRTHPELRAVLLAAADDPQRAARALQAGANGWVARGSSLGALMTVVRGVRRDETHLPPALLTGVVRELTSARRDRSESERLVAALTPREEEVLRCMVAGLGRQAVAERLFLSPHTVRTHMQNVLGKLGVHSTLAAVAVARRAGIAPSEPPVPVPPPTVAAVPGPGAG comes from the coding sequence ATGGGGCGTATGCGCGTCCTGGTGGTCGACGGCCACCGGATCTTCGCCGAGGCGCTCGCCACGGCACTGGCCGCCGAACCCGACGTGGACGTCGGGGCGGCGGGCAGCGCGGCGGCGGCCGAACGGGCACTGGAGCGGGCGGTGGCCGAACACCGCCCGTACGACGTGGTGCTGGTCGACGTCGACCTGGGCGCCGCCCCGCCGCCGACCCGCGCCCAGGCGGCCCCGGCCGGGCCCCGGCTCACCCCCGCGTTACCGCAACAGCGGCCCGCACCTGTGCAGTTGACGCCGCCTCAGGAGGCCCGCCCGCTGAGCGACGGGATCGCCCTGGTGGCCCGGGTCCGGCGGACCCACCCGGAGCTGCGGGCCGTCCTGCTGGCCGCCGCCGACGACCCGCAGCGCGCCGCCCGCGCCCTCCAGGCCGGGGCCAACGGCTGGGTGGCGCGCGGGAGTTCGCTCGGCGCGCTGATGACGGTGGTGCGCGGCGTGCGCCGCGACGAGACCCACCTGCCGCCCGCGCTGCTCACCGGCGTGGTCCGCGAGCTGACCTCGGCCCGCCGGGACCGCTCGGAGAGCGAGCGCCTGGTCGCCGCGCTCACCCCCCGCGAGGAGGAGGTGCTGCGCTGCATGGTCGCCGGGCTCGGCCGGCAGGCCGTCGCCGAGCGGCTGTTCCTCTCCCCGCACACCGTCCGCACCCACATGCAGAACGTCCTGGGCAAGCTGGGGGTGCACTCCACGCTCGCGGCGGTCGCGGTCGCCCGCCGGGCCGGGATCGCGCCCTCCGAACCGCCCGTCCCCGTCCCCCCGCCGACCGTCGCCGCCGTCCCGGGCCCCGGCGCGGGCTGA
- the galE gene encoding UDP-glucose 4-epimerase GalE, with protein MSKYLVTGGAGYVGSVVAAHLLEAGHAVTVLDDLSTGFAQGVPAGAEFVRGRIQEAGEVLDSSFDGVLHFAASSQVGESVADPEKYWRNNVAGSLELVSAMRKAGVGTLVFSSTAAVYGEPERVPIEESARTSPTNTYGATKLAVDHLITSEAAAHGLAAVSLRYFNVAGAYGRYGERHEPESHLIPLVFQAALGQRPDIAVFGEDYPTPDGTCIRDYIHIADLAEAHLLALDAAKPGGHLICNLGNGTGFSVREVIESVKRVTGREIPVRVADRRPGDPAVLVAAADRAREALGWTPKRPELDRIVADAWEFTLAHRA; from the coding sequence ATGAGCAAGTACCTGGTCACGGGCGGAGCCGGCTACGTGGGGAGCGTGGTGGCGGCGCACCTGTTGGAGGCGGGTCACGCGGTGACGGTGCTGGACGACCTGTCGACCGGGTTCGCGCAGGGTGTTCCGGCGGGTGCGGAGTTCGTGCGGGGGCGGATCCAGGAGGCGGGTGAGGTGCTGGACTCCTCCTTCGACGGGGTGCTGCACTTCGCGGCGTCCTCGCAGGTGGGTGAGTCGGTGGCGGATCCGGAGAAGTACTGGCGCAACAACGTGGCGGGTTCGCTGGAGCTGGTGTCGGCGATGCGCAAGGCGGGGGTGGGCACGCTGGTGTTCTCCTCGACGGCGGCGGTGTACGGGGAGCCGGAGCGGGTGCCGATCGAGGAAAGCGCGCGGACGTCCCCGACGAACACCTACGGGGCCACGAAGCTGGCGGTGGACCACCTGATCACCTCGGAGGCGGCCGCGCACGGGCTGGCGGCGGTGAGCCTGCGGTACTTCAACGTGGCGGGGGCGTACGGGCGTTACGGGGAGCGGCACGAGCCGGAGTCGCACCTGATCCCGCTGGTCTTCCAGGCGGCGCTGGGGCAGCGTCCGGACATCGCGGTGTTCGGCGAGGACTACCCGACGCCGGACGGCACCTGCATCCGCGACTACATCCACATCGCGGACCTGGCCGAGGCGCACCTGCTGGCGCTGGACGCGGCGAAGCCGGGCGGGCACCTGATCTGCAACCTGGGCAACGGGACCGGCTTCTCGGTGCGCGAGGTGATCGAGTCGGTCAAGCGCGTCACCGGCCGGGAGATCCCGGTGCGCGTCGCCGACCGCCGCCCCGGCGACCCGGCCGTCCTGGTCGCCGCCGCAGACCGCGCCCGCGAGGCCCTCGGCTGGACCCCCAAGCGCCCCGAACTCGACCGGATCGTCGCCGACGCCTGGGAGTTCACCCTCGCCCACCGCGCCTGA
- a CDS encoding LuxR C-terminal-related transcriptional regulator: protein MSARLVVADDHRLMAEALGAALQQRGHRVLGIGSPCGAVLELVAGRRPEVCLLGTAGGPEDPFEPLRRLRRERPEIAVVVLGPLGAPGRVAAAFAAGAAGYVRSDERIEVVDRAITRVRAGEVAVGVDVLRAAFEHLLWPVAAPDDEALRLLRLLTRREVQVLARIADGEDTAAIAAAMRIAPSTARTHVQRVLTKLGARSRLEAAALAARTGLLDQLA, encoded by the coding sequence ATGAGCGCACGGCTCGTGGTGGCGGACGACCACCGGCTGATGGCCGAGGCGCTGGGGGCGGCCCTGCAGCAGCGCGGGCACCGGGTGCTGGGGATCGGGTCGCCGTGCGGGGCGGTGCTGGAACTGGTGGCGGGGCGGCGGCCGGAGGTGTGCCTGCTGGGGACGGCGGGCGGGCCGGAGGACCCGTTCGAGCCGCTGCGGCGGCTGCGGCGGGAGCGGCCGGAGATCGCGGTGGTGGTGCTGGGCCCGCTGGGGGCGCCGGGGCGGGTCGCGGCGGCGTTCGCGGCGGGGGCGGCCGGGTACGTCCGCAGCGACGAGCGGATCGAGGTGGTGGACCGGGCGATCACCCGGGTGCGGGCGGGGGAGGTGGCGGTGGGGGTCGACGTGCTGCGGGCCGCGTTCGAGCACCTGCTGTGGCCGGTGGCGGCGCCGGACGACGAGGCGCTGCGGCTGCTGCGGCTGCTGACCCGGCGGGAGGTCCAGGTGCTGGCCCGGATCGCGGACGGCGAGGACACCGCGGCGATCGCCGCCGCGATGCGGATCGCCCCGTCCACCGCCCGCACCCACGTCCAGCGGGTGCTGACCAAGCTGGGGGCGCGGTCCCGGCTGGAGGCCGCGGCGCTGGCCGCCCGCACCGGGCTGCTGGACCAACTGGCCTGA